One Kineosporia sp. NBRC 101731 DNA segment encodes these proteins:
- a CDS encoding DUF2637 domain-containing protein, with translation MLNQPSPDLRPENELTGDAANDAADLARQARRLSMWARVVLVPVAVIGAVLSYQSLYKAALPTFGPYLAAGFPLLVDLLILGASLQYVAGAKIGRPMTGWRLTAHCGVAGTLVLNALAARELGEVPWHVTAPAVWAVLVELTGKQVLGQWKAVHHGPAASIAPSLWLSAPVESVRTRLLMARTGVADAHQARIGVGTAAAAREALNLSLPRRVSPRKDAKRVRRVVNRQLRAGSLPPSAVLDAVGWTNPDQLPDRSPESILRAVVQTILRGSGHHEMEDDPHTAAVSSRTARGGYAGAETAARGRSDRPGESSEQDGYAGSERGDAGEYAGSNGHAGSNGHAGSNRGLLNATARGAATPPEGNASPARVEPSEYPGPLVPGQSGYAGTVGVGPAAQVDRDGQTESGRDEYLAANGMRQGGYAGSHGVGRDEYVGSGGAERGAYAGSVMSPRGEFRDQSVLEPGERGGRRTAAGDAQPVGTAQSGTAQSGMAQPGTTRPGIAQPAVLAEQSYAGPVEQEHAPWVPEPQFGEQTQFARGARFAYEPQRTAQFAQATQQPGPQTAPGSPYAAGRSDRTQVDGTGAPTENAEAPVSSWRASENSVDETGVDAIGVDETGVGRARTVAEPEQRPSWLTAEETPVAREPRPVPKPAQRPSWLVSDGEAADYDFDAIGDQAPDYEAIGDEVPDYEAPDLPVSRATRSNQASQETQRVHQSAPTHREPTPATTQSHTIILPDAYGAEDEDVSPTVPTRVRKGRMTLQQQEERLSAAIRIVRAQPDVTGGQLCIELAKLGWDTSSRTASRILVEAREAPALRAVQ, from the coding sequence GTGCTCAATCAGCCCAGCCCCGACCTGCGGCCCGAGAACGAGCTCACGGGTGACGCCGCGAACGATGCTGCCGACCTGGCCCGGCAGGCACGCCGCCTGAGCATGTGGGCGCGTGTCGTGCTGGTGCCGGTCGCCGTCATCGGTGCGGTTCTGTCATACCAGAGCCTGTACAAGGCGGCCCTGCCCACGTTCGGCCCGTATCTGGCCGCGGGTTTCCCGTTGCTGGTCGACCTGCTGATCCTCGGCGCGTCGCTGCAGTACGTGGCCGGCGCCAAGATCGGGCGCCCGATGACCGGCTGGCGCCTGACCGCGCACTGCGGTGTCGCCGGGACCCTGGTGCTCAATGCCCTGGCCGCGCGGGAGCTGGGCGAGGTGCCGTGGCACGTCACCGCGCCCGCGGTGTGGGCGGTGCTGGTGGAACTCACCGGCAAGCAGGTGCTCGGGCAGTGGAAGGCCGTTCATCACGGCCCGGCCGCGTCGATCGCGCCGTCGCTGTGGCTGTCGGCACCGGTCGAGTCGGTGCGCACGCGCCTGCTGATGGCCCGCACCGGCGTGGCCGACGCGCACCAGGCCCGCATCGGTGTCGGCACCGCGGCCGCCGCCCGCGAGGCGCTGAACCTGTCGCTGCCGCGCCGCGTCAGCCCGCGCAAGGACGCCAAGCGCGTCCGTCGCGTGGTCAACCGCCAGCTGCGCGCCGGCAGCCTGCCGCCGTCCGCGGTGCTCGACGCCGTCGGCTGGACCAACCCCGACCAGCTTCCCGACCGGAGCCCGGAATCGATCCTGCGGGCCGTGGTGCAGACCATTCTGCGGGGGTCGGGCCACCATGAGATGGAGGACGATCCGCACACCGCTGCGGTCAGCTCACGTACCGCACGGGGTGGGTATGCGGGTGCGGAGACGGCGGCGCGGGGCCGGTCTGATCGGCCGGGTGAGTCGTCGGAGCAGGACGGGTACGCCGGGTCGGAACGCGGCGATGCCGGTGAGTACGCCGGGTCGAACGGGCACGCCGGGTCGAACGGGCACGCCGGGTCGAACCGTGGCCTGCTGAACGCGACGGCGCGGGGCGCTGCGACGCCGCCGGAGGGGAACGCTTCTCCGGCGCGGGTGGAGCCGAGTGAGTATCCCGGGCCACTCGTGCCTGGACAGAGCGGTTATGCCGGGACGGTCGGGGTGGGGCCGGCCGCGCAGGTGGACCGGGACGGACAGACCGAGTCCGGGCGGGACGAGTACCTCGCGGCGAACGGTATGCGGCAGGGCGGGTATGCCGGATCGCATGGCGTCGGTCGGGATGAGTACGTCGGGTCGGGTGGCGCGGAGCGGGGTGCGTACGCCGGATCGGTGATGTCGCCCCGGGGTGAGTTCCGGGACCAGAGCGTGCTGGAGCCGGGTGAGCGTGGTGGGCGCCGCACAGCCGCTGGAGACGCTCAGCCGGTCGGAACCGCCCAGTCCGGAACCGCCCAGTCCGGGATGGCCCAGCCCGGAACCACTCGGCCCGGAATCGCGCAGCCTGCGGTCCTGGCGGAGCAGTCCTACGCCGGCCCGGTCGAGCAGGAGCACGCGCCGTGGGTGCCTGAGCCGCAGTTCGGTGAGCAGACACAGTTCGCGCGGGGAGCCCGGTTCGCGTACGAGCCGCAGCGCACGGCGCAGTTCGCCCAGGCGACGCAGCAGCCCGGTCCCCAGACGGCGCCGGGCTCGCCGTACGCAGCCGGCCGGTCGGACCGCACCCAGGTCGATGGAACGGGTGCTCCGACGGAGAACGCGGAAGCCCCGGTTTCGTCATGGCGGGCATCCGAGAACAGTGTGGACGAGACCGGTGTGGATGCGATCGGTGTGGACGAGACCGGTGTGGGGCGTGCCCGGACGGTGGCGGAGCCCGAGCAGCGACCTTCCTGGTTGACCGCCGAGGAGACCCCGGTTGCCCGTGAGCCCCGACCCGTTCCGAAGCCGGCGCAGCGACCTTCCTGGCTGGTGTCCGACGGTGAGGCCGCCGACTACGACTTCGACGCCATCGGTGACCAGGCGCCCGACTACGAGGCGATCGGCGACGAGGTTCCTGATTACGAGGCCCCCGACCTCCCGGTGAGCCGGGCGACCCGGTCGAATCAGGCGTCTCAGGAGACCCAGCGCGTCCATCAATCGGCTCCGACACATCGTGAACCCACCCCGGCGACGACCCAGAGCCACACCATCATCCTGCCGGACGCCTACGGCGCCGAGGACGAGGACGTGTCCCCTACGGTGCCCACCCGCGTCCGCAAAGGACGGATGACCCTGCAGCAGCAGGAGGAGCGCCTGTCCGCAGCCATCCGCATCGTCCGGGCCCAGCCGGACGTCACCGGCGGTCAGTTGTGCATCGAGCTGGCCAAGCTCGGCTGGGACACCAGCAGCCGCACCGCGAGCCGCATCCTCGTCGAGGCCCGGGAGGCGCCGGCGCTGCGGGCCGTGCAGTAG
- a CDS encoding aldo/keto reductase translates to MRYRKLGRSDLEVSEISLGSWLTFAGGIAQEQTRACTEAAFDAGITFFDTANVYGQGVAESAWGEILSAHPRDSYVLATKVWGRMSPDDAGLAPDQIARQIDASLTRLRTDYVDLYQAHRFDPAVPLEDTLEALQKVVEQGKARYLGFSEWTPEQISAGIEVAGPDLFVSSQPQYSMLWQAPEAELFPLCRQYGISHVVWSPLAQGVLTGKYLPGQPVPDDSRFADEGMSYAQHLVYSEASLEAVQRLIPIAEGAGLTLPQLALAWVLRNPEVASAITGASRPEQVHANASAAGINLSPDVLSAVDEALGDAPVRKPTLAVSATEGVLRRS, encoded by the coding sequence ATGCGCTATCGCAAGCTCGGCCGTTCGGATCTCGAGGTGTCGGAGATCTCGCTCGGTTCCTGGCTCACGTTCGCCGGGGGCATCGCCCAGGAGCAGACGCGGGCCTGCACCGAGGCGGCCTTCGACGCGGGCATCACGTTCTTCGATACCGCCAACGTCTACGGGCAAGGTGTGGCGGAGTCCGCGTGGGGCGAGATCCTGTCCGCCCACCCGCGCGACTCCTACGTCCTGGCCACCAAGGTCTGGGGACGGATGTCTCCCGACGACGCGGGCCTGGCCCCCGACCAGATCGCACGGCAGATCGATGCCTCGCTCACCCGCCTGCGCACCGACTACGTCGACCTCTACCAGGCCCATCGGTTCGACCCGGCGGTGCCGCTGGAAGACACGCTCGAGGCACTGCAGAAGGTCGTCGAGCAGGGCAAGGCCCGATACCTGGGCTTCAGCGAGTGGACCCCGGAGCAGATCAGCGCGGGCATCGAGGTCGCCGGCCCGGACCTGTTCGTCTCCTCGCAGCCGCAGTACTCGATGCTCTGGCAGGCGCCGGAGGCCGAGCTCTTCCCCCTCTGCCGGCAGTACGGCATCTCGCATGTCGTCTGGTCGCCCCTGGCTCAGGGCGTGCTCACCGGTAAATATCTTCCCGGACAGCCCGTTCCGGACGACTCGCGGTTCGCCGACGAGGGCATGAGCTACGCCCAGCACCTGGTCTACAGCGAAGCCAGCCTGGAAGCCGTGCAGCGCCTGATCCCGATCGCCGAGGGCGCGGGACTCACACTGCCGCAGCTGGCTCTGGCCTGGGTGCTGCGCAATCCGGAGGTGGCCTCGGCCATTACCGGCGCCTCCCGCCCGGAACAGGTGCACGCCAACGCCTCGGCCGCCGGCATCAACCTGTCCCCCGACGTCCTGAGTGCTGTCGACGAGGCCCTGGGCGACGCGCCGGTGCGCAAGCCCACGCTGGCCGTGTCGGCGACCGAGGGCGTGCTGCGCAGGAGCTGA
- a CDS encoding glycosyl hydrolase — protein MPDRPSHPYGLAPDEELNAPSSRPEPARAEARTRRQTGSRRPMPTTAATGRPAPAVAGRPAQSRREARAQQRLAETAQNQRIQEDRHDRDQGSGGAPAEHLATNDVWAPPGHRSLEEAASLGQGGLLGQDELAGSGRRAGRVGPVSAAGPAESLSQGSARGRSVPVSGAAPEGDLELEGEAARDGGSRREVHSLGNVSRPPSRRARRDVEKGRRAERSRKPRLMQIAGGAVAVLAVLGGVVVAIDRIPGDKTPENTAALASTVSASTSASLDLGNTTPTATPSAKATHAKKKTEKVVKKAEAKAKKVTTVTKKKAATTTTSAGTYASSPVKLGVFRGTSPSEVASFGAWLGNDVDYAMDFSSRTSWDEISDPSYMLDTWKGSGYRMIYATAMLPTQDDSATMAAGANGEYDQYFKTLAKNLVAAGQGDSILRLGWEFNLSASRWHPDTKANFINYWQHIVKAMRSVPGTDNLAFDWNPNIGGEVYDSTNYYPGNAYVDYIGIDTYDISWVEGSYPFPSSCSAACKQERREAAWESTLNGTFGLNFWSDFAKSKGKPMTLPEWGLWERPDGHGGGDNAYYIQQMLDFIYDPSNNVGYQSYFEFNVGSSGTHMLETHTTAGAKFKKLLGK, from the coding sequence ATGCCTGATCGTCCCTCGCACCCGTACGGGCTGGCCCCCGACGAGGAGCTGAACGCTCCTTCTTCCCGTCCTGAACCGGCGCGCGCCGAGGCCCGCACCCGTCGGCAGACCGGGTCGCGTCGGCCGATGCCCACTACGGCGGCGACCGGACGACCGGCTCCGGCCGTGGCAGGGCGACCGGCCCAGTCCCGTCGTGAGGCCCGGGCACAGCAGCGCCTGGCGGAGACCGCGCAGAACCAGCGGATCCAGGAAGATCGGCACGATCGTGATCAGGGTTCGGGTGGGGCGCCGGCGGAACATCTGGCGACTAACGACGTTTGGGCTCCGCCAGGACATCGGTCGCTGGAAGAAGCTGCGTCGCTCGGGCAGGGTGGTCTGCTCGGTCAGGACGAACTGGCAGGCTCGGGTAGGCGCGCTGGTCGGGTTGGTCCGGTATCGGCAGCGGGTCCGGCCGAGTCACTCAGCCAAGGTTCGGCGCGGGGCCGGTCCGTGCCGGTGAGTGGCGCCGCGCCCGAGGGCGATCTGGAACTCGAGGGCGAGGCGGCCCGTGACGGTGGCTCCCGCCGTGAGGTTCACTCCCTGGGCAATGTGAGCCGTCCGCCGAGTCGCCGGGCGCGTCGTGATGTCGAGAAGGGCCGCCGGGCTGAGCGTTCCCGCAAGCCACGCCTGATGCAGATCGCCGGTGGCGCGGTCGCGGTGCTGGCCGTGCTGGGCGGCGTGGTGGTAGCGATCGACCGGATCCCCGGTGACAAGACACCGGAGAACACCGCGGCGCTTGCCTCCACGGTCAGCGCCTCCACGTCCGCATCGCTCGACCTGGGCAACACGACGCCCACCGCCACTCCCTCGGCGAAGGCCACGCACGCGAAGAAGAAGACCGAGAAGGTCGTGAAGAAGGCCGAGGCCAAGGCCAAGAAGGTCACGACGGTGACGAAGAAGAAGGCTGCGACCACGACCACCTCGGCCGGGACCTATGCCTCGTCCCCGGTGAAACTCGGGGTGTTCCGCGGAACGTCACCGTCCGAGGTGGCGTCGTTCGGCGCCTGGCTGGGCAACGACGTCGACTACGCGATGGACTTCTCCAGCCGCACCTCGTGGGACGAGATCTCCGACCCGAGCTACATGCTGGACACCTGGAAGGGCTCGGGCTACCGCATGATCTACGCCACGGCCATGCTGCCCACCCAGGACGACTCGGCGACCATGGCGGCCGGTGCGAACGGGGAGTACGACCAGTACTTCAAGACACTCGCGAAGAACCTGGTCGCGGCCGGGCAGGGTGACTCGATCCTGCGGCTGGGCTGGGAGTTCAACCTGAGTGCCTCCCGCTGGCACCCGGACACGAAGGCGAACTTCATCAACTACTGGCAGCACATCGTGAAGGCGATGCGCTCGGTGCCGGGCACGGACAATCTCGCGTTCGACTGGAACCCGAACATCGGCGGCGAGGTCTACGACTCGACGAACTACTACCCGGGTAACGCGTACGTCGACTACATCGGCATCGACACCTACGACATCTCCTGGGTGGAGGGGTCGTACCCGTTCCCGAGCAGCTGCAGCGCGGCCTGTAAGCAGGAGCGTCGTGAGGCCGCCTGGGAGAGCACGCTCAACGGCACGTTCGGCCTGAACTTCTGGTCGGACTTCGCCAAGAGCAAGGGCAAGCCGATGACGCTGCCGGAGTGGGGCCTGTGGGAGCGCCCCGACGGTCACGGCGGTGGCGACAACGCCTACTACATCCAGCAGATGCTCGACTTCATCTACGACCCGTCCAACAACGTGGGCTACCAGTCGTACTTCGAGTTCAACGTGGGCAGCAGCGGCACCCACATGCTCGAGACCCACACCACCGCAGGCGCGAAATTCAAGAAGCTGCTCGGGAAGTAG
- a CDS encoding LuxR C-terminal-related transcriptional regulator — MTAHSVMVDPAREAPPSQVVVLAPDRLDELGVIELLRQGEEFSLMPARRARHADLLVVVAGSASELLFQQVQQLELRPGAPVVLFLDQIEGVRLPPGISPSTCTVAPRGRLTSDRFAATLRSATSAGRGVPTAGPEYPADFDQREVAVLTLVAQGFENAEIARRLNYSERTIKYVLAGLMTRHGLRNRAHAVAQAIRTGLI; from the coding sequence ATGACGGCACATTCCGTCATGGTGGACCCGGCCCGCGAGGCGCCGCCGTCGCAGGTGGTGGTGCTGGCCCCCGACCGCCTGGACGAGCTGGGCGTGATCGAGTTACTGCGACAGGGCGAGGAGTTCAGCCTGATGCCGGCGCGCCGAGCCCGGCACGCGGATCTCCTGGTGGTGGTCGCCGGATCAGCCTCGGAGCTGCTGTTCCAGCAGGTCCAGCAGCTGGAGCTGAGGCCCGGCGCGCCCGTCGTGCTGTTCCTCGACCAGATCGAGGGCGTCCGCCTGCCCCCCGGTATCAGCCCGTCCACCTGCACCGTCGCGCCTCGCGGCCGGCTCACCTCGGACCGCTTCGCCGCCACGCTCCGCTCCGCCACCTCGGCCGGCCGAGGTGTGCCGACGGCCGGGCCGGAATACCCGGCGGACTTCGACCAGCGCGAGGTCGCGGTGCTCACCCTGGTCGCGCAGGGGTTCGAGAACGCCGAGATTGCCCGGCGGCTGAACTATTCCGAGCGAACGATCAAGTATGTGCTGGCCGGCCTGATGACACGTCACGGCCTGCGCAACCGGGCCCACGCGGTGGCCCAGGCCATCCGCACCGGGCTGATCTGA
- a CDS encoding nucleotide disphospho-sugar-binding domain-containing protein: protein MRVLFSAAPLTGRSSALLPLARAFAARGDRIAFLSPCLPGPAVQELGFTHLHSGPAGDLFQGPGAAASRLEAHGERSLHLAQDWRPDLVVNEPYDFTGVFVAQALRRPLATVANGPAAPADYVSALTGSVTNWFARHRLAPPGTVPAGQWMINTRPEALGAWPVPSGVTALTLRAPRREGDGLPPPTGRRPRVVVALGAHFGDRSTMHRVLNGLTTGRHPEIVVRSSSLAATSPLSKYVTRATFRPSSDRISQVGAALVHGGGETVLNLLSQGIPLAVLPLGPGQFVEAVLTQRAGCGIAVLVPPGQLRHLDTLKLRAVMAEVMGNPWYRANAERVQQEMAAMQTAPDVAGTIARTLDPGPRIRPARIRMTPPTGTEKIDQTRVSRRSLGVSTPS from the coding sequence ATGAGGGTCCTGTTCTCCGCCGCCCCACTGACGGGCCGGTCGTCGGCGCTCCTGCCGCTCGCCCGGGCCTTCGCCGCGCGCGGTGACCGGATCGCCTTCCTCTCCCCCTGCCTTCCGGGGCCCGCCGTACAGGAGCTGGGTTTCACTCATCTGCACAGCGGGCCCGCCGGGGACCTGTTCCAGGGCCCCGGGGCCGCCGCCTCCCGCCTGGAGGCCCACGGCGAGCGTTCGCTGCACCTGGCCCAGGACTGGCGCCCCGACCTGGTGGTCAACGAACCGTACGACTTCACCGGTGTTTTCGTCGCCCAGGCACTGCGCCGCCCCCTGGCGACGGTGGCCAACGGCCCGGCGGCCCCGGCCGACTACGTCAGCGCCCTCACGGGCAGCGTCACGAACTGGTTCGCTCGCCATCGTCTCGCTCCCCCGGGCACGGTTCCCGCCGGGCAGTGGATGATCAACACTCGCCCCGAGGCCCTGGGTGCGTGGCCGGTCCCCTCAGGGGTGACCGCGCTGACGCTACGAGCTCCCCGCCGTGAGGGAGACGGCCTGCCACCGCCGACGGGCCGGCGTCCTCGCGTGGTGGTGGCTCTGGGCGCGCACTTCGGCGACCGCAGCACGATGCACCGGGTCCTGAACGGCCTCACCACCGGCAGGCATCCGGAGATCGTGGTGCGCAGCAGCAGCCTCGCCGCCACCTCACCGCTCTCGAAGTACGTCACCCGGGCGACCTTCCGGCCCTCGTCCGACCGGATCAGCCAGGTCGGGGCGGCGCTCGTGCACGGCGGTGGCGAGACCGTGCTGAACCTGCTCTCCCAGGGCATCCCGCTGGCCGTGCTGCCCCTGGGTCCGGGCCAGTTCGTCGAGGCGGTCCTGACCCAGCGGGCCGGCTGCGGGATCGCGGTACTGGTGCCGCCCGGTCAGCTGCGGCACCTCGACACCCTGAAGCTGCGGGCGGTCATGGCCGAGGTGATGGGCAACCCCTGGTACCGCGCGAACGCCGAGCGGGTGCAGCAGGAGATGGCCGCGATGCAGACGGCACCGGACGTGGCCGGGACGATCGCCCGCACCCTTGACCCGGGCCCCCGCATCCGGCCGGCCCGGATTCGGATGACGCCCCCGACCGGCACCGAAAAGATCGACCAGACGAGAGTTTCCCGCCGGTCCCTGGGGGTCAGTACACCTAGCTGA
- a CDS encoding RICIN domain-containing protein, translating into METRQLSSEEHTESELDLGESPSPGPETDSDRRLPFGLSARGLRGAAAVLGFVTVVACAVVGGSMAVDSVARFDDGRNDGASALLENQELDAQPPAPVTDTDDTTTIDSDKASPTPKSSPSSPVASKKAAVSGEKSGSEDDSGNGSSTERKQVDQVADRKPATPKIRQAAPPAEMGVIKNLSTGFCVDLMGADVPQAGAAVSQYDCIPGVGDNQDFQLVEQYGQYLIRNLKTNYCLDLPGTGTVGESTGVLASPCQAGESDNQMFRARPQGGGYYLVNVKSGLCLDVSNTNGGNKNAGQALTLFTCTPDDDHIWTVS; encoded by the coding sequence GTGGAGACCCGTCAACTGAGTTCCGAAGAGCACACGGAGAGTGAGCTTGATCTGGGTGAGTCTCCCTCGCCCGGTCCGGAAACGGACTCGGACCGCCGTCTTCCGTTCGGTCTCTCCGCGCGTGGCCTGAGGGGTGCGGCGGCGGTGCTCGGTTTCGTGACCGTCGTGGCCTGCGCCGTGGTCGGTGGTTCGATGGCGGTCGACTCGGTCGCCCGGTTCGACGACGGGCGTAACGACGGTGCCTCTGCCCTGCTCGAGAACCAGGAGCTCGACGCCCAGCCTCCCGCACCGGTGACGGACACGGACGACACCACCACGATCGACAGCGACAAGGCGTCCCCCACACCCAAGTCCTCGCCGAGTTCCCCGGTCGCTTCCAAAAAGGCCGCGGTGTCCGGCGAGAAGTCCGGCAGCGAGGACGATTCCGGTAACGGCTCGAGCACCGAGCGCAAGCAGGTGGATCAGGTCGCCGACCGGAAGCCGGCCACCCCGAAGATCCGCCAGGCCGCCCCGCCCGCCGAGATGGGCGTCATCAAGAACCTCAGCACCGGCTTCTGTGTCGACCTGATGGGTGCGGACGTGCCGCAGGCGGGTGCCGCGGTCAGCCAGTACGACTGCATCCCCGGCGTCGGCGACAACCAGGACTTCCAGCTGGTCGAGCAGTACGGGCAGTACCTGATCCGCAACCTCAAGACGAACTACTGCCTCGACCTGCCCGGTACCGGCACGGTCGGCGAGAGCACGGGGGTGCTGGCGAGCCCCTGCCAGGCCGGTGAGTCGGACAACCAGATGTTCCGGGCCCGGCCGCAGGGTGGTGGCTACTACCTTGTGAACGTGAAGAGCGGTCTGTGCCTGGATGTTTCGAACACCAACGGTGGTAACAAGAACGCCGGTCAGGCTTTGACCCTGTTCACCTGCACGCCGGACGACGACCACATCTGGACCGTCAGCTAG
- a CDS encoding endo alpha-1,4 polygalactosaminidase, with product MSIKRTSRRRVAVASASALVVLLGVGSFTVASAANHGNRGHEHTKRPTRPTATATASPSSTPTGETPATAAPAAPSSTSASATTSTSTTTSTTTSTTTAATAAGDVTLPPVNGQFDYQIGGAYTPVSSVKIVDRDRESKPVSGKYNVCYVNSFQTQPSEADFWTGSHDDLLLKKGGEYVEDSEWGEFLLDTSTAAKRTALAEIVGGWIDGCATAGFDAVEPDNLDTYSRSDGLLTKANNLAFAKLLVQKAHAKGLAIAQKNTADITKSEATTAGFDFAVAEECQVWTECDAYTDIYGDQVYEVEYTDNGKSAYTKACAAQGKDISVILRDRNVVASGNSKYYYENC from the coding sequence ATGAGCATCAAGCGCACGAGCCGGCGTCGGGTGGCCGTGGCCTCCGCGAGCGCACTGGTCGTCCTTCTCGGAGTTGGATCGTTCACGGTCGCGAGCGCGGCCAACCACGGGAACCGAGGCCACGAGCACACGAAACGGCCGACGCGACCGACCGCCACCGCGACGGCATCGCCCAGCTCAACGCCCACCGGTGAGACACCGGCGACCGCAGCGCCGGCTGCGCCCTCCAGCACCTCGGCGTCTGCCACGACATCCACCTCCACCACGACGTCCACCACGACGTCCACCACCACGGCCGCAACAGCCGCCGGCGATGTCACCCTGCCGCCGGTGAACGGGCAGTTCGACTACCAGATCGGCGGGGCCTACACCCCGGTCTCGTCGGTGAAGATCGTCGACCGCGACCGCGAGTCGAAGCCGGTGAGCGGCAAGTACAACGTCTGCTACGTCAACAGCTTCCAGACCCAGCCCAGTGAGGCCGACTTCTGGACGGGCAGCCACGACGACCTGCTGCTGAAGAAGGGCGGCGAGTACGTCGAGGACTCCGAGTGGGGCGAGTTCCTGCTCGACACCTCGACGGCGGCCAAGCGCACGGCGCTCGCCGAGATTGTGGGCGGCTGGATCGATGGTTGCGCGACAGCCGGTTTCGACGCGGTAGAGCCCGACAACCTGGACACCTACTCACGTTCGGACGGTCTGCTCACCAAGGCGAACAACCTCGCCTTCGCGAAGCTGCTGGTGCAGAAGGCTCACGCCAAGGGCCTGGCGATCGCCCAGAAGAACACCGCCGACATCACCAAGAGCGAAGCCACGACCGCCGGTTTCGACTTCGCGGTGGCTGAGGAGTGCCAGGTCTGGACCGAGTGCGACGCCTACACCGACATCTACGGTGACCAGGTGTACGAGGTCGAGTACACGGACAACGGCAAGTCCGCCTACACCAAGGCCTGCGCGGCCCAGGGCAAGGACATCTCGGTGATCCTGCGCGACCGCAACGTGGTGGCGTCGGGCAACTCGAAGTACTACTACGAGAACTGCTGA
- a CDS encoding Lrp/AsnC family transcriptional regulator encodes MDALDREIIAQLQADGRLTLTELADRVGLTVSPCHRRLRSLERDGVITGYTAQIDPASVGLGFEALVFVTMTESGARTVAALEEALAGLPNVLLAQRLFGSPDYLLRVVAEDLTAFQRLYDDQLATLPGVQRLNSTLVMKSVVEGRGLPL; translated from the coding sequence GTGGATGCTCTTGATCGCGAGATTATTGCCCAGCTCCAGGCTGACGGCCGGCTGACGCTCACCGAGCTGGCCGATCGGGTCGGCCTGACCGTCTCGCCGTGCCACCGACGGCTACGGTCGCTGGAGCGGGACGGGGTGATCACCGGATACACCGCCCAGATCGATCCGGCCAGCGTCGGCCTGGGGTTCGAGGCCCTGGTGTTCGTCACGATGACCGAGAGCGGGGCCCGCACCGTAGCGGCGCTGGAGGAGGCACTGGCCGGCCTCCCGAATGTGCTGCTGGCCCAGCGGCTGTTCGGTAGCCCCGACTACCTGCTGCGGGTTGTGGCCGAAGACCTGACCGCGTTCCAGAGGCTCTACGACGACCAGCTGGCCACGCTTCCCGGGGTGCAGCGGCTGAATTCGACGCTGGTGATGAAAAGCGTGGTGGAGGGACGCGGGCTGCCTCTCTAG
- a CDS encoding LysE family transporter, translating to MTFGMIAGFWAVSVLLVLTPGADWAYAISAGLRHRSLVPAISGLLAGYLAITVVVAAGAAALIAGTPGALPALTLAGAAYLGCLGISTMLNPPTPQAGSGTPDGSWLNQAGRGAMISGSNPKALLLFLALLPQFTDPGAGWPLTVQLLTLGCLHILMCALVYTGVGTGSRAVLRARPTAARIVTRCSGVVMTGISIGLLIEALR from the coding sequence ATGACGTTCGGGATGATTGCCGGGTTCTGGGCAGTTTCGGTCCTGCTCGTGCTCACCCCGGGGGCCGACTGGGCCTACGCGATCTCGGCCGGGCTGCGTCATCGCTCGCTGGTACCGGCGATCTCCGGTCTGCTCGCGGGTTACCTGGCCATCACCGTGGTGGTCGCCGCCGGGGCCGCCGCGCTGATCGCCGGCACTCCGGGCGCGCTCCCGGCCCTGACCCTGGCCGGGGCCGCCTACCTGGGATGCCTGGGCATCTCGACGATGCTGAATCCACCCACCCCACAGGCCGGTTCCGGTACCCCTGACGGTTCCTGGCTGAACCAGGCCGGGCGTGGCGCGATGATCAGCGGTTCCAATCCCAAGGCTCTGCTGCTGTTCTTGGCCCTGTTGCCGCAGTTCACCGATCCCGGGGCCGGCTGGCCGCTGACCGTGCAACTACTCACGCTCGGATGCCTGCACATCCTGATGTGTGCCCTGGTCTACACCGGCGTGGGCACGGGCTCCCGCGCGGTGCTGCGGGCCCGGCCCACAGCGGCCCGGATCGTGACCCGCTGCTCGGGCGTGGTCATGACCGGGATCAGCATCGGCCTGCTGATCGAGGCCCTCCGCTAG